Sequence from the Fusarium oxysporum Fo47 chromosome VI, complete sequence genome:
GCCCCCTTTTCTCTGCGTTGCGCCAACCCTAAGTTAACgctagctaaccccaagtgtaGGTTAGGGTTATTTTCGACCAATTAGCTACTCGACTTCGACCAAAGCGATATGAACCAAATTTGCGCACCCTGCGATCCCATTTTAGTGTGCGATTTGACTCAAATCGTCTGCGAATAATTCTTAGGCGGAAGATACAGCTGCGTATAGGTGTGAATTTTTGAGAGGTTTCGTCTAGTGACGAGGGTTgagattttatattatttagtatttaataagattttCTATTCAATAGTAAACTGTCCTTACGGATATTCGTAGTTTTCCCTAAAATCTATTGTGTAAACATTATATCCCTGACCTCGAATGTAAACCAACCGCCCTGATATTGTTTCCATGACTTAGTTGAATTGTCTATCGTCTGAGGAAGCAATAGTAGCGGTAGTAGTGGCACCCCTGTAAATCCCTTCCGAGCTTTGTTGACCCTGTGAACGTAGATTGTGGCGAACGTAATGCATGCTTTGAGCGCGCGCTGTTGGCTAAATTTCTGCAATAACATGCTTAATTTCATCGCCAACTCCTCATTCCACTTGGCGGCTTCATCATTCAAGACGGAGAGAGCTTCCGTGCCGCCGCGCCGTGAAAGGAGGTAGATGGTGGTTAGACGCGAGATCCGGAGTGTGCCAATGACCTCGTCAGCTCGTGCAGCCCCAAAAACAAGAGATTTCGGGATAGTGACCTTCGAGATGAGACTTGGCTTCCTGGTGAACATGGACAGCAGTGCAACTCCCAGATCTCCGGTAAGAGATGCAAATATGTCAAGAAGTCGTAAAAGACTAAGACGGTTGTCGATCCAATGCTTGTGTGTCAGTGGCTTGTCAGATTCGCCAGATTTGCCAGATTTGGCAAAATACTTGTGAGGAGGCTGAGTCAATTGAAATTGCAGCAGTGATAGGGTGTCTAGAGGAAGTTCCCAAAGAGCGTTGGCTTCGAGCACTGCAGCGTGGCCAGCGTCAGTATTCGAGTCAATCAAGGCGAGCTGTGCGAGGGATTTAGATAGCCTGGAGTGAGCTACAATGCGGTACTCCATTATGTCATAGTCGACCTTTTTGTTTTGGCCAAAGTTTGTTAGGACACTGTTGGGCTGATCGAGGCTGATGCCGAATCCTTCAATGTGCCCTCCAAAACTTATGAGATATCTTGGCCAACAAAACTGTTCAGCATCACCGGCCTGTGTCCGAGATCCAAAGTTAGGAGGAAGCCGTGGGAAAACATACTCGAAGTCCTTGCCGCCGAGAAGCTGGTTGACAAACCTCTGGCAGTTGTTTCTCCACATATTCCAGgacatcttcatccttgaaTCCATAAGGAGCTCGGCGATTCGGAGAAGGTACTTCTCAACTTCCACCCCAAGAAGCTGTTTGATATAAACAATGAGCTCTCTAGCTGATCTGTGAAGTTGTTCCCGTTGGGCAGACACTCTCTTTGATGAGTATCTGCACTTTGGAGCGACTCTGATCAAACAATGGATAACAGCAGCCTCTTTCAGGTTTCCACTTGCTGGATAGCCCGAGAATGAACCGCCGTAAATACGCTTCAGGCACGCGAGTGTTGATCTAGAGGATACCCGCCTGTGTTCCCTGTAGAACCCACGTTTCTTGCTTTCCTTGTCCTGGTAGAATATAGCACAATCCGCAAACAGGCCTAGAGGATCGTCCGCCGTTGAACTGAACAACGTGGGCTGAGGCCGTGGGGTTATCAACACTCCGCGCCGAGTACTGTAGAATGCCCTCAATCACAGGCCCGACACACGTTTTGGAAGGGGACTTACTTCGGAACACCTGACCCAAAAATAATTGGCCCAAACATCAGGGCTAGGTGGAAATGTCCTGCTGGGGTCATAATACCTTTGGCAGTTGACTTAAGCTGAGATAATCCATAGGTGTTAGTTGAGGGCAGGAATAGGATTAAAGCCGTATTGTGTATTAGATGCAGTTTTCCTATAATTCCCTGTAATGCTTGAGGTCTACCCTTGTACCCTCGAGTAAATCTCAGTACCTCTCTTAAAAGGTTCTTGGATGGagatttatatttatccttaaaATACTTCTTATTTTCCTTTTTACTGAGCTCCTTTTGAAATTCTGCTGTGCCTATTGCCCAAGCTTAGATTTTCACATTAAGACTGAAGTGTAGTTAGAAACTTCGTACCTTTATTCTTTGGGTTTTGATAATGCCAACGATGGAAATGATCTTGGTTGCAGTCATCATGGCTCAAACCGACTGCAAAACATTGCGTACAAAGCCGACGATTCGAATGCTTCAAGAGCGAAACTGAAGATCTTATTTTTACCTTTCCGTTAGCTTTGATGGCAGCCGATGGACGGTCTGCAGATGCTCTGTCACGATCATTAGCTTGACGCCCAAGTAGACTGAAAAGCGCAATGATTCAGGGAGGTACCTGTCTGGACAGCCGTTGCGGCACTCGTAATACAATGGAGATCTGATCAAGAAACAGCGTCGGCTATAACAAACCCCTCGTAATGCTGTATCAGAAATTTGTCCATGTCCGTCACTTTCAGTGGTAGCTCTGGTGACCTCCTAAAACCAGCTAAGAGTGAGGTGAGCATTGATAACTCCCCCTGAACTAAGGCCTGCAAGCATTTGCATGGCTTTGAAATTTTGCAATGACTGAAAGTAGCTCTCAGGACACTCTATTGCAGAGTTTCGCAATGTGATAACTACTTCCCTGAATCGGACACAATCCGTACCAGTAGAGAGCATGGCTAAGGCATCATCGCCGAAAAGTGATTAAACTAAATGCCTATCTAGCCTAAACAACAAAGTTAAAACATCATTATTGTTATCATTAGCAAGTCTATAAAACTAGACACTAATGATAATAGAATCATTAATTTTTATTCTCCTTAAGAAATCCCTGAGCCCTAAAAGCTCTCTCTAAAATTTCTCGAATAACCTGTTGTTTCCGGAAATTATACTGCATTACTGTCTCTCCAAGTAAGTTACTCTTTTCCATCGCTTCCATCTTCGTTCGTGCATATAGCTCTCTGTCGTCCTCGTGCGTAGTAAGCCATTCTTTCATAATTTGATGCCTGACTAATTCGGCCGTTCCATGTGCAAATACATGTAAGTTGCAGTAGTAAGGATTGTTCGTATTAAAGAAGCGGTGCTCATGCCACGTAGGTTCACGCGTTAGGAACTGGAAACCTTTAGACTCTAGGGCTGGGATGTAGGTGGCTTCAGCGGTCGGATCGGGGACCGTCAGGTCAATGTCGATAATAGCCTTAGCCGGTAGGTTAGGTACGGCAGTCGACCCGACATGGCTGATGCTTAAGGCTTTATGACCGAGGGCTTCCTGAATGATAGATTTGAGGGTCTGGAACTGCTGTGGCCAGGCAGGATCTGGTGGCTCAATTTGCAGAGGAAGCTTCTCGAATGTGCGCTTCCCAACGCGCTGAACTATAGAGGGATCGTACTCATAGTGCTTTAGCACATCTTGAATCGAACAAGTCATGATAAAAAGCCCTATACTTCGGTCTGTATAGTAGAGGATCTTAACTTTTAAAAAAATTTAAGATAAGTGTTGTGGCTAATCTGGATGTATAGATATATGTGTTTATATCTAGATATGtgattttctttttttttttttttttacctcGGTGTGAGTCATCCGGCCAGCGGCTGTGGGCACCAGGGTTGGTACAGGTATGGGCTCCCCTCTTATCTGCACGGGTACCCCGTGCAGGTATGGATGGCCCTATAAAGTGCATTACGTAGTAAGAGACAGTTATCGCCGGCCTATCAGCCAACATTTTTAGTCTATTGTCGCGTATATTTTCCGTTTTCGGTTTTCTTTGTATTATACAGATGTGGCATTAGCCCTTCTAACCCATTCCCTCCGAGAGTCTGGTATGCGAAACAGCAGTTATTCTGCTAGTGTCTGCAAGGATTACCCCAGCGTACTCGCTAGATGATTTGTAAACTATATCTCCGCCTCAGAACAAAAATGCATGTGACAATGTACACTGACAGGCCATATTATTTCGCCAGCACCTCGACAACGTCGCAACCATGCATTTAACCAAACCTCCCCcttacttttttttttttttttttttaaacaGTGTTATAGATGAGGCCAGGCCTCTTAACCTACGAGCCTACTAGGTACGAGTAATGAATATGGATCGCCACTAGTCTGCCTTTTATATGCTTCTAACATCCCCTCTAAGAATCCAGAAACGACACGGATGACTCCTAGGGAAATACCCACGAAGCCATGGCCGGTGTTCTAAGAGGCATCCACCATCTGGTGAGATATGCCTTCTGGGCATATCAGAATGAAGACGGAGCCGAGTTTCGTATGGGCGCAATCGATCTGCATGGGCCTGTTGCCTTCCGAAAACTCCAAATAGAGACTGCCTTCTGGAAAAACGCAGGGACGGCCATCACTCCTAACACGCATGTACACTTGGGTGCCTGCAATGGCGACACTCTAGTCCTCGCATTTAGAGGAACCGATCTGCCGATGCGATTTGAGGATGTCAACCTGAAGCGATTATGGGGTTTCTGGGGGAACCTTTGGACAGATTTTTCCTTTGGCTTGACTACAATTGACTGGCCCAATGTGGAACTCCCGAACGTGATTGTACACGAAGGCTTCTTGCTTCCTTTCAATAATCTTCTGAAGGACGATAGGTTGCTAAACTGCATCGACTAACTGGAGCGAAGCACACCAAACCAAATTTTTAAAAAGACTGAAATCTGTGGCCACAGTCTCGGGGTGCTTTAGCGACCTTGTGCGCCTTATGGTGCAGCATACGTTGGCCAGACAAGGATATTACCTGCGTAACCCTTGGCTCTCCAAGGGTTGGGAACCAAGACTTTGTCAATGAGTTCACTTACCGACACATCCAGTGTTACCGGTTGGTGCAGCAATACGACCCGATTCCTACCGTCCCTGACAGATACAGCCAGGTTGTTCCCATTGGAATTCCACCCTCCTATCCGGGCCTCAGAATCAGGCATAGGAAATATCGGCATGCTGGAGAATCACTGTCCTTGTGGCAACATGTTGGCGGGGAGATAGTCCTACGGGGATTAGACCCCTCATATTTAAACGACGAAGAAATGGCTGGGAATCTTTCCATTCCGGTTGATATCGCTCTACGTCTTGAAGGGTGGGTCCCTTACTGGTCGTGGAGAGGAGCCCGAATATTATGGAATTTGCCGCACCACAATGCCTCACATTGCGCCAGGACAGTGCAAAGGATCGTGGAAAAGGAAGGCAAGCCGTTCGCCCCCGCCCCCTATCTTTGTGCCCTAATCTCGAGGCTTGTTAAATATAACGAAGGGCATGGTCAGAAAACATGCGAGAACTTGGAACCTTCCAGAACGATATAGGAGTCGAACGTCACGGAACTGTGATACAGTCGGACAATGAGAAGGTGAGGGAAGGTGCGAAGGAAGATGCGTAAGTGATGGGCGAGGAACATCGAGTGATGCCAGGGAAAATAAATAGTTGTTTAATACTGTCAAGGAAGCTGCCGGAAGTCACAATAGGTAGGACACGTGCCACATAATCCTGCCTAGTGTACGCAGTCATGGTAGTAATTCAGGCCTCTCAAGCAGAGTTAAGTAAGGTTAAAATGGAAAAGACTTAAGTAgggctttcttttgttaGATTTGTGACTGGGAATGGACTCCACTTTcctttagttataatattatttatatgTCTAGAAAAGTAGGGGAATTAAACTAACCCTCCCTAACAGACTAATATTAGGTAGCCCTACTGCCTCTATACAGGCAGGTATAGAAAGTTTTAACCTATCAAGACAAGGCCAGGTGCAAGGCCAGGCGGCAAGATAGGCAGTAAACCAAGCAGAAAGCCAGTTACAAGGTTGATTACCAGAGTTAGAGTACAGactatttatatctattacTTGTATCTTATTAGTTTAAATTGGAAGTATTGAAATGGAGCCTGTTCTAGGGTCACACCGGATGACATTGCGCAATGGCTGATGGAGATGCAATATGGTTTGACACCCAACTTGTCATCATATGCAAAGCACTCAGCAAGTTAGATGATGTAGGCGTCGCACAATGGTTTTGTCTGAAGGGTGGAAAGACGGGTCTCGTGATGAGAGTGCAGATATTAGTAAGAAACGTCTAGGGAAGCCTGATAAAATTGCAGTTGAAGCCATGGTCTCCCCGACTGTAGACATCATGAGTCTTAGTACATCTCTGGCTGCTAGTCCAAGGCAAACGATCAGGATGCTGGAATATGTCATATTCTCAAATTGGTCTGGCTTCCTGATATGTCGCCACCGGAGTTGACTTCTTGTCGTCTTTCGCCCGTCAACTCCGCGAATCAACTCAAAGCCCATAAGATAAAAGTCCTCCAGAGACAGGGGCGAGTCTGGCCGTTGGAGAAAGAAGACTGATTCCGCTAGCTTCAATGCGAGCTTAAATCGATAATCCAGAAGCGTCTCAGCTTCGGGAAAGGAGTCGTACTTGATAGTCAATTCCAGTGTAATAGCTGAGACAATCGGGTAGGGAGCCACTTGAGTAAAGATGAATTGGTTTGTCTCCTCATGGAAGAAATAACGTTCCACCTTGAGTAGCCGCAGATCAGCGGCTGGAGAGAGGCAATGAAGTGCTGCCACCAAATTGTAGTTTCcacttttctctttcccttGGTTGCCTCCACTAATCAGGCTGTAAGGCAGGGACCCCGGTCCGAGTAATGCAAGGCGGCTAGATATTCCAATACCGACATGGCCCCCCCTTGAAATAACAATTCCAAAATTTCACTTTTCAAAACTCTAGTAACAGTTACTGTAAACCACATCCATCAGTTTGCAAACTTGCGTGCAAGAGATCAGCCTATTACTACTGCAAACGACTTGCGCAATCTCCCTCCGATCCTTGAGCAGAGCAAAAGAGTTAGACATAAGGTCAGCGAAACAAGTATTACACATGCTCCAGGAGTCGTTTTGATCCTATATGGGTTTCAACGCTCGACGTGACTGGCCTGTTCGCTAAATTTAGTAACGGTAAAGACATTTATTATTACCAAGTAACCCAAGTCCTATCTCTATTGTTAATCAAGGCAATGCGACGTTTCGAAAGTTGTGACGAAAAAGATGCCGAGCGTCCGTTTGAGACAACGAATACTTCCATGCCCATCTCAAACCGAATATGTATATACGATGCCAAACGTTCGGGACGCTCTACATGGGATTACATCATGAACACATTTATAATTAGCAAGACTGAATATGTACAGACCGCC
This genomic interval carries:
- a CDS encoding GrpB protein-domain-containing protein; this encodes MTCSIQDVLKHYEYDPSIVQRVGKRTFEKLPLQIEPPDPAWPQQFQTLKSIIQEALGHKALSISHVGSTAVPNLPAKAIIDIDLTVPDPTAEATYIPALESKGFQFLTREPTWHEHRFFNTNNPYYCNLHVFAHGTAELVRHQIMKEWLTTHEDDRELYARTKMEAMEKSNLLGETVMQYNFRKQQVIREILERAFRAQGFLKENKN